In Penaeus monodon isolate SGIC_2016 unplaced genomic scaffold, NSTDA_Pmon_1 PmonScaffold_3311, whole genome shotgun sequence, one genomic interval encodes:
- the LOC119570610 gene encoding L-selectin-like has protein sequence MAKAAYKMAALLAVDTFARPLSMVDQRLGDSEYHFSWRHDGSKTYTWDGANQYCGNLGSGWQGISIETHQEDSLVRKAITEDQLPWIWTSGRLKNHGFAWASGAEFVGLNWSHTGGNHRPQPDNREGNEECLGVLNNVYDDGIKWHDIACHHDKAIICERNVRVHG, from the exons atggcaaaagctgcatatAAAATGGCGGCTCTGCTTGCGGTCGACACATTCGCTCGTCCGCTGAGCATG GTGGACCAAAGGCTGGGCGACAGCGAGTACCACTTCTCGTGGCGCCATGACGGCAGCAAGACTTACACTTGGGATGGCGCCAACCAGTACTGCGGCAACCTTGGCTCCGGCTGGCAGGGTATCAGCATCGAGACTCACCAAGAGGACAGTCTCGTCAGAAAGGCGATTACAGAAG atcaactaccATGGATTTGGACCTCAGGTCGTCTCAAGAATCACGGCTTCGCCTGGGCTTCAGGTGCTGAATTCGTGGGTCTCAACTGGTCTCACACCGGCGG GAATCATCGACCACAACCAGACAACCGAGAGGGGAACGAGGAATGTCTAGGGGTTCTCAACAACGTCTACGACGACGGCATCAAGTGGCACGACATCGCCTGCCACCACGACAAGGCCATCATCTGCGAGCGCAATGTCAGAGTCCACGGAtga